The Alkalibacter saccharofermentans DSM 14828 region TCATCAACTACCTGGATGCGTATTTAGCTCCCATGATATCAATACACGGAGTTTTGGTAGAGGTTTTCGGAGTGGGCATGCTAATAACCGGATCCAGCGGAGTAGGCAAGAGCGAAACTGCCCTTGAGCTTATTAAGAGGGGCCACAGGCTTATAACCGACGACGTGGTAGAGATAAAAAAAATCGGGGATGGGCTTAATGGAACTTCTCCAGATATTCTTCGCCAATATATGGAAATTAGAGGAATAGGAATAATAGACATAAGGACATTGTACGGAATCGGGGCGGTCAAAGATGCGATGCAGATAGACATGAATGCCCATCTTGAAAAGTGGGACCCTGAAAAGTATTATGACCGCCTTGGAGTAGACGAAGAGTATCTGAATATATTGGGAATTGACGTGCCTAAAGTCGTCATACCTGTTACAACGGGGCGAAATCTGGCAATAATATTGGAAACTGCTGCAAGAAACAACAGGTTAAAATATATGGGAATCAACTCAGCCAAGGAATTTTGTGATAGAATTATGATAAACAACGAAAAAAAAGAAAATAAAGGCAACGATGAATAGGAGGCTGATGGATTGAAAACAGTTATCGACACACATGTCCATACAGTGGCATGCAACCATGCTTACAGCACTATAAATGAAAATGCCGCAGCTGCAAAAGAAAAAGGACTCGAGCTGATATGCATAACAGAGCACGGAATAGAGCTTCCCGGAGGTCCGCATCTATACTACTTTGCAAATATTAAAGTCGTGCCGCCTAAAATAGAAGGGGTAAAGATATTAAAAGGCATAGAGGCGAACATAATGGACTTCGATGGAAATATGGATATACCTGAGAAATACAGGGATCGGATGGAGATTATTTTGGCGGGACTACACAGCATGTGTTTGGCGCCTGGAAGCAAAAAGGAAAATACGAGGGCTCTTATAAAGGCTATGGAGAAGGAGTATGTGGATGTTATCGTCCATATAGGAAACCCGATTTACGAAGTAGATTATCAGGAGGCACTTAAAGCTGCGAAGGACACCAATACGATTATCGAAATCAATAACAGCTCTTTTGTGCACTCAAGAGAGGGCAGCTATAGCAACTGCAGGATGGTCGCGGAGGAGTGCATGAAAAGGGACATGATGATAACATTGGGCAGCGATGCTCATATTGCATACGACGTTGGAGAGTTCGGTGTCGCCAAGACGATGCTTGAAGAGATAGACTTCCCTGAAGATTTGATAATAAACACACATGTGGACAAGCTTGTAAGATATTTAGAATCCAAAGGTAGAAAGCTTTTCTTGGACCCGCGGATAAATGTAAGAGACCATAGATAAAAAGGAGAATGAAAATGGCAAAAAACCCTATAATAACGATTAAAATGGCAAATGGAAACACTATCAAAGCAGAGCTTTATCCAGACAAGGCACCAAATACTGTAAATAACTTCGTGAGCCTCGTTAGCAACAAGTATTACGATGGACTTATTTTTCACAGGGTAATAAAGAACTTCATGATTCAGGGAGGATGTCCACAAGGTACGGGAACAGGCGGTCCAGGTTACGGAATAAAAGGTGAGTTTTCAGGAAATGGCGTTCAAAATGATTTGAAACATGACAGAGGCGTGCTTTCCATGGCAAGATCTATGCAGCCGGATTCAGCAGGATCACAGTTTTTCATAATGCACAAAAATTCACCTCATCTCGACGGCCAGTACGCTGCTTTTGGAAAAGTTGTAGAAGGGCTGGAAGAGGTTGACGCTATTGCAAATACCAAGACCGGACGTCAGGACAGACCTATCGAGCCTGTAGTGATAGAAGAAATGACAGTTGAAACCTTTGGAGAGAGTTATTCGGAACCGGAAAAAATCTAAGGAGGGGAATCATGGGTATAAAGCTTATTACTGACAGTGCATGCGATTTGTCAAAAGAGTATTTAAAAACCCAGGAAGTTGAATTAATCCCAATTTACATAAGTTTAGATGGCAATGATTTTAAAGACGGAATTGACATCACTCCAGAAGAAATTTATCAAGGCATGAGAGATGGTAAAGTTTATAAGACAGCTCAAATAACCATAAAGGATTTTGAAAAAATATTTGAAAAATATGCGCAAGCAGGTGATGAAATACTTTACTTGAGCTTTTCATCGGGTCTTTCAGGAACTTGCAATGCAGCTCAGATAGCGGCAAATGCAGTAAAAGAAAAATATCCAAATGCAAAAATTCAAATAATCGATACCAAGGCTGCAGTAAACGGACTGGGTTTGATCGTAAAAAAGGCAGTCGATGGAAAAAACAACGGTATGTCATTTGAAGATTTGATCAAGAGTGTTGAGTCAGACGCAGCAAAAATAGAACATATATTTACAGTGGAAGATCTAAACTACCTTTATCGAGGAGGAAGACTCAGTAAAGGGGCGGCGGTTGTGGGAAACATGCTAAACATACAGCCAATACTGAGAGTGGACGAAGATGGAAAACTTGAGCAGCTGGACAAGGTCAGGGGCAGAAAGAAGCTCTTTGGCAAAATATTAAAGCTTATGGAAGACAAAGCAGATGACCTTGGCCGTCAGACGATTGGAATAAGCCACGGCGACGACCAAGAAAGTGCTGAAAAGCTGGTGGAGATGATTAAGGAAAGATTCGGATCAAAAGACTTCATAATCAGCATGATGGGTGCGGCAATAGGCGCCCATACGGGTCCTGGCACCCTATGCGTATTCTTCTTTAATACAAAAAAATAAAAATAGCATGCCGGCTATATGATATGCCGGCATGCTATTTACCTTAATAGGAGATGACGATTCCACCGTCATCCATATATACTGCGCTTAAACCGTTGGCTTCAGTTAAGACCACATCCTTGAAGTTATACTTTTCCATAATCATTTCCTTTACGGATTGGGCTTTTTCGAGTGCGTTACAGTGAACAATTCCAAGCCTTTTGTCTGAGAAATCTGTTTCTGATCCGATAAGGTCTACAAGCTTTTTCAATGCGTTTTTACTGCCCCGAGCTTTTTCGATCAGTTTTATCTCGCCGTGTTCATCTGCCCCCAATATGGGCTTAATATGCAAGAATTGAGCGAACATGCCTGTAAGCTTGCTCATGCGACCGTTTTTAATAAGGTTGTCCAGGTTTTCGAGAACGAACATGGTTTTCATTTCACCTATGTAGCTTTCGACCTTGCTGACGATTTCCGGAAGGGAGTTGTCTTGGTCTGCCAACTCTGTTATTTTTATAGCGATCATAGTCTCGGCTATGGCGGCGCTTAAAGAGTCGAAAATATGGATGAATTTTTCTCCGTATTGTTCAGTGTACATGTCCTTTGCTGTTATCGCGCTGTTATATGTTCCGCTTAAGTTTGAAGAAATGGTGACCACAAAAATATTCTCAGCTTCTTTGTATTTCTCTAAAAAATGATTTGGCGAGGGACAGGCGGTCTTTATAGCTCCCACAGACTTTTTCATTTTTTCTATTATAGTCTCCACAGTCAAGCTTTCGTCGTCCACTAAATCTTCATCACCGATGGTTATTGTGAAAGGCACTGTAGAATGGGGTATCTTGGTCCCCCAGGCTTCGTCAAAGTCACAGCTGCTTCCGACTACGATCTTATAATCCATGATGCACCTCCATTTTCCTTTATTTATTAATACTATCATAGACAACGTTTAATATAAAGAAAGAAATGCTTTGCATAAAAGGTTGTAAAGTTTGGAAAAATAAACTTATCTATTGGTTATTTTGACAACTTTCTGTTATAATTAGGACAGAATATGTCACTGAAAGGATTGATACTATGAGCATAAAAGTCGATATTAAAAATGCTATGATAACCGGAGAGGAAATGTCAAACATTTATACCCAGATTAAACTTGCTGATGAGATGTTAAAAAACAAAAGTGGTGCAGGAAATGATTTTCTTGGCTGGCTTGATTACCCGGACAACTACGACAAAGAAGAATTTGATAGGCTTTTAGATGTTGTGGGAAATATACAAAATGATTGCGAAGCCCTTGTGGTAATTGGTATCGGTGGTTCGTATCTTGGTTCGAAAGCGATAATTGATGCTTTGAATCCTTTTTTTGTCAACGAATTGGATGGAAATCAAAGGAAAGCTCCAAAAATCTACTTTGCAGGACAAAATATCAGCGGAAAATACCTAAAGGCCCTCTACGAAAGAGTCAAAGGCCAAAACTTCATGGTAAACGTGATATCAAAATCTGGAACTACTACTGAGCCGGCGATAGCGTTTAGAGTCTTCAAGAACCTTTTGGAAGAGAAATACGGCAAAGAAGAGTCTAAAAAAAGAATTTTTGTGACCACTGACAAGGCTAGGGGGGCTTTAAAGAGCCTTGCCGACGAAGAGGGATATGCAAGCTTCGTAATTCCTGATGATGTTGGAGGAAGATATTCTGTTCATACTTCAGTAGGCTTGCTGCCAATAGGTGCTGCCGGCTTTGACATCAAGGCTTTCATGCAAGGGGCAAAGGATCAAATGGATGAAATCAATGGTGATGATTCCTTAGATAACCCCTGCTATAGATACGTGGCTGCAAGAAACGTCCTGTACAGAAAAGCCAAAGACACTGAAATAATGGTAAATTATGAACCTGAAATGACGATGCTTGCCGAATGGTGGAAGCAACTCTTTGGAGAAAGTGAGGGCAAGGAAGGCAAAGGCATATTCCCAGTTTCAGTTAATAATTCCACCGACCTGCATTCCCTTGGGCAAATCGTTCAGGAAGGAAAACGAAATATTTTTGAAACTGTCATAACTGTAAATAACCACGAAGAAGACATGATTATTCCAAGTGACGATAACGACTTGGACGGACTTAACTATATAGCTGGCAAAGGAATGAACTATGTGAACACTCAGGCCTATATGGGGACGCTTCTTGCCCATGTGGATGGAAATGTTCCAAACATAGTATTGGAGCTCGAAAAGCTGGATGCATATAATTTAGGGCGACTTGTGTACTTCTTTGAAAGGGCTTGCGGCATTAGCGGCTACGTGCTAGGGGTAAATCCTTTCAACCAGCCTGGTGTTGAAGCCTACAAGAAAAACATGTTTGCGTTGTTGGGCAAAAAGGGCTTTGAAGATCTGGCGAAGCAGCTGAAAGGCAAAATGTAAAATACCATTGAGATAGATTCATTGTGGCTTGGGCAAAATTTGCCTGAGCCATTTTAATTTAATTTTAATCCTAGTCAAATGCTGGATTAATAGGCCTTTACTATGATGGATACAGATAAGGGTGTACCAAGTAGAGGAGCGTGCAAAGATGAGAATTACTCTCGATCAGGTGGAAAACCTGAGAAAAAGAGTGGACTGCGATTATCAAACTGGGGAAAAAGCCTTGAGAAAGTCTCGAGGAGACATAGATGGGGCTGTATTGTATCTAAAGAAAAGAGAAGATTCGCGAATTAAGAAATTACTTCTCGTATTCGAAGATTTTTTAAACAAGATATTCAGTTTCGACATTCTGATGATCAAAAATGATAAAAAAGTAATAGCAATGCCTGCGGCCCTTGTTTTAATTGTGGTAGTTTTATTCAACATACCAATGGCGTTTTTATTGATTGTTGCATTGATAGCTGTAATTAGCGATTATTCCTTTGAAATCGGCGTAAGAAATCAAGAGAATGGGAAAACCATCAAAGAATCGGAGATAAAAGATAATGTCGTTGAAAAAACAGAAAAAACAGAAAAAACAGATATAAAATCAGACAAAACCTACGACGGAGTATATAAAAGCCTGTATAATGTAGATGTGGTGGAGGCAAATGAGAAGAAAATAAAGAGTGACAATATAAGCCTTAAAAGCTGTGAAGAAGATAAGGAACCTTGTTATTCGGATAAGTCGACTGCATATACAGAAAGTCGTATTGATGAACAAAACTGCAACGAGATAATAATAGAATGAGGGAGGACATCCTATGGGCATCAAGATATTGGTTGTTGAGGATGAGGTCAAAATCGCCCGTTTTCTGCAATTGGAGCTGGAACACGAGGGTTATGAGGTTGACTTGGCTTTTGAAGGCAGAACAGGGCTTGAAATGGCTCAGGAGAGCAAGTATGATGTGATAATACTAGATATTATGCTGCCCCTTTTAAGTGGAATGGAGATATGCAGAAGAATAAGGCAGGAAGATCTGAGTGTGCCGGTAATTATGCTGACCGCCAAGGATGATGTAAGCGACAAGGTCATGGGGTTGGATATAGGTGCCGATGACTATATGACCAAGCCTTTTGCAATAGAAGAATTGCTGGCTAGAATAAGGGTAGCTGTAAAAAGAAAAGCCGTCGTGGATAAGCCCGACGGCAACAAGCTGATTATGGGGGAGTTGGTTTTGGACAAAGACCAATATAAGGTTACCTACGAACAGGAATTGGTGGAATTGACTAAAAAAGAGTTTGAACTTTTGGAATACCTCATGGAAAATAAAAACATAGTTTTGACAAGGGACAAAATCGTTGAAAAAGTATGGGGATATGATTATATGGGGGAAACCAACGTCACTGATGTTTACATAAGATACCTAAGAAGCAAGCTCGATCAAAAATATGGCGTAGATCTTATTAAAACAGTACGAGGCGTGGGATATAAGATGACTGATGAATAAAAGAGAAAATTCGATCATAGGGAATCTGTTTTCAGGCCTTGAATATTTATTGAGGCTGCCGATGATTTTAATCGACAATATAACTCGGATTTTGAAGTTTTCGATTAGAACAAAGATAACGTTAAATTATATTTTACTTTATAGCGTATCCGCACTATTAACGGCTGCTTTAGTTAGTGGCGGATATCTTTTAATAACCAGAAACCAGATATACGAAAGAAACAGGGATTACATAAATGAAGCCCTGGGGGCAGTTTCACAACATGAGTCAAACGTTGAGCTACAACAGGAATTAGAGCATATTTACGAGGAAAGTGGAATAAACATATTAGTCACAAACGCAGTGACTCAGGAAAGTGCTGCAACCACCCAGTTCTACCCCGTCGTCAATTACCAGTTTTTGACTGAAAACAACCCTTTGTACAAAAGTTTTTCCATAGTCAGCTTGCTTTCTTACGATCTCATTGCTTTGGAGGCAAGTCAAGGGGAGTACAGCAGGGTAGTGTTTTTTTTCAACGTGGAAGAAAATATCCACACACTTAAGATTGTGCTGATTTTAATGAGCTTCGGGTACATATTGGGATTATTGATGATACTGGTTCTAGGAGATATAAAACTGCGAAGAGTGTTGAACCCCATTAAAAAGATATCAAAATCAGCAAAAAACATCAACACGCAGAATCTGGACACGAGAATAGACGTGGGCAGGGCAAAGTATGAGCTCAAAGATCTTGCAATAACGATAAACGAGATGATAGACAGAATTCAAGACGGCTACAGAAAGCAGCAAAGGTTTGTTTCAGACGTTTCTCATGAGCTTCGAACCCCAATTTCAGTAATAAATGGCTATGCAAACATGCTTGACAGGTGGGGGAAAAACGACCCTGAAATTTTGCAGGAGTCAATAGATGCCATGAAAAATGAAGCTGGAAACATGTCTGATCTAGTTGAAAAGCTCTTGTTTTTGGCTAGACACGACAGGGATGCATTAAAATATGAAATTACTGAAGTGAATTTGAGTGAAATAGTTGAAGAGGTGGCTAAAGAGACGGCAATGATCGACAGCGAGCATGATATTTGTGCTGATTTGACTTCCGGAATATGGATTGAAGGAGACCCAAACAGAATAAAACAGGTTATAAGGATTTTTGTTGACAATGCAGTGAAGTACACACCTGAAGGCAAGAAAATTCAAATAAGGGCTTTTATTGAGAACGAGTTCTCCGTGGTGGAAATAACTGACGCTGGGATAGGTATTTCAAAGGATGATCTAGACAATATATTTGAGAGGTTCTATAGAGCTGACGAATCCAGAACCAAAACCACCGGTGGATACGGCTTAGGGCTGAGCATCGCAAAGGTGATAGTTCTCCAGCACGGAGGAAAGATAAAAGTGAGGACAAAACCGGGGATAGGAAGCAGATTCAGCATATATCTTCCGACGCTTTCGAGAAAATAAAAAACGCCCTTAGGCGTTTTTTATTTTCAGTCATCATCGCTTACAAATGATTCTAAATCAACCTGAAGAGCCATTTCAATGGCTTTGTTCATCTTCTCTTCGAAGATTTTTTCATCTATGCCCACACTCATTATCCAAAATCGCGATATGAAAAACATCGCATCTTTGTAGCTTAGGTCCAAATTGCCTGCGATTATATTTCTGAAGATACTCGTGGCAACGGAAAAAGCTGAAATGGTGTAAGCTTTTAAAGCAGTTGAATCGAGATTCATGTTGTAAGCCTTCAATATGCCGTCAAACTGTTTAGTAACCATGTAGTTCAAATCGTAGTCGTCTACGTTCTCTACCGGGCTGTCAAAAGGATGTGTCGATTCCATGTAGAGTTTTTGGTACAATTCGTCTTCCAACAGTATTCTGTAATACAGAGAAACATACAAGAAGTGGCTCAACATGCCGTCGTCCTTGAATGGAACTTCCTTTTCCGCGTAGTCGAGAGTTTTCAGTATGAGGCTGCCGAATATATGGTCGGCTATACCCTGCTTGTTTCGAAAATAATAATAAAGCAGCGGATTTTTGACACCGGCCAATTCAGCTATGTCTCTTACGGAAATGTTGTTCCATCCTTTTTCCAAAACAAGTTCTTTTGTTACGGATAAAATCTTTCTCCGCGTTTCAATGCTTTTTTTATATACCATATCCATCACCTAATTTTAGTATAGCATAAATTGGTTTTTGATTAAACTAAATTCTTTTGCTGCTAAATTCTTTTGAGGCATTCAGCTCCGAATAATAAAGCTTTATGTTGCTTTATTTATGATAAAAAGATTAGCCTCCAGAGAGTACGATGTTTTATATTGGTGAGCCCCCGCTATCGATGATACAGGAGCAACAGAGGTATAATCCGTGGCATTTTATGATATAATCATAACATCAGTCAAATAATCAACAGAGGAGAATGAGATTGATCTACGGTATAGGCAACGATGTGATAGAAGTGGATAGGGTTAGAAAGACTATTGAAAAGAATCCGAGATTTTTAGTTAAATATTTTACCGAATCAGAGAGGGAATACTTCAATAAACGAAAAATGTCTCCCCAGACAATTGCGGGCTACTTTAGCGCGAAAGAGGCTGTTTCCAAAGCGATGGGAATGGGTTTTCGTTTTTTCAACATGTCCGATATAGAAATAGTAAAAGATGCTTGGGGCAAGCCTGAAGTGGTTCTTATCGGCAAGGCCTTTGAATACGCTAAAGATAACAACATAGGCTCTATTTTAATAAGCATATCCCATAGCGAGAAATATGCGACTGCCATGGCCGTTGCAGTATTGAAGGAGGGGTCTTAATTGTACATATACACTGCCGATGAAATGAAGGAAATAGACGAAAAAACCATTGGAGGAGAGGACGGCAAATCCCTTGAATTGATGGAAAAAGCAGCAAAATCAATATATAATGTCCTTAGTGACAGGATAACCGGCAAAAAAAAGCACAAGCAAGTATTGGCGGTGTGCGGGAAAGGCAATAATGGGGGAGACGGTCTTGCACTGTCTAGGCTATTGGGCAACGATGGCTTCAATATCAGGGTTTTAATGACAGCCGGGGAGAAGGAGCTTAAAAGGGATACATCCGTAGAATTAAAAAGGCTTGAAATCTCAACGGACAATGTATATTATTTGGGCTCATCTTCGAGGGAGCTGTTAGACCAGATAATCGGGGACTCGGACTTTATTATAGATGCGATATTTGGTACGGGCTTTAAAGGGAAAGTTGATGGAGAGCTGTCTGATATAATGTTAAAAATCAACGATAGCAAAGCAACGGTTGTAAGCATAGACATACCAAGTGGACTTGTCGGAAACAATGGCAGGGTTTACGGCAATGCCATAAAAGCTGATTTTACTGTAGTGGTTGATTCCCTTAAAACAGGGAACCTATTGGGACAAGCTCCTGACTACAACGGTGAAATAATCGTGGGAGAGGGAATCGGACTGGATAAGTCTCAGGCTTCACCTGATAAAAGGTTGCTGTCGGGAAAAACTGCGGGTAAAATGAAAACCAGAAGATCCTCTGGCCATAAATACGATTTTGGAAGCCTGGCGATTGCCGGAGGAAGCATAGGAATGACGGGAGCGCCGCTGCTGAGCGCTAAATCAGGTCTTGGAAGCGGCTGTGGGCTTTCCACTGTCTTGATAGATAAAGAGGCTTATGCATACTGCAATAGTCCCTGGCCTGAAGTGATGATCAAACCCTATGCAAATGAAGTTGAATTTGAAAAGCTTTTGGAAAGAGCCACGGCTGCTGTTTTCGGTCCTGGAATGGGAATGGATGAAAAGTACGATAAGATGATGATTAAAGCCCTTAAGCGCGATATCCCAATAGTTGTAGATGCAGATGGAATATACAGGCTTAACAAAGCCAGAGATCAGCTCGTGCTTAAGGATAAAAACTTGATAATCACACCGCACCTAGGCGAAATGGCGAAACTCTTTCGAGTGAAGACTGAAGACGTTTTGGACGACCCCATATATTTTGTTAAGTCGGCAGTAGATTGCTACAATGCAGTAGTTGTTCTTAAAGGACCCTGTACTGTCATAGGAGCAAAAAATGAATTGTGGTTTTATTACAAGCCTAATTCAGGGATGGCCTGTGGGGGAAGCGGAGATGTGCTTTCAGGAATCATAGGAGGCCTTTGCGCACAAGGATACGAAACTTTGGAAGCGGCAAAAAAAGGCGTGGTGATTCACGGAACGGCAGGAGAGTTCGCCAGAGCGGAAAAAAACGAGTGGGGCATGTGTGCAGGAGATATAATCAATAACATTTACAAAGGAATAGAGCCTTTGGTTTAATAGTAGAAGCTTTGGTTTAAGAAAACATAAAACAAATAACTAAATGAGGTGGAGACTTGTATAGACATGGTTTTTACAGAGTAGGGTGCGGTGTGCCTGAACTGAAGGTAGCTGACGTGGATTTTAATTTAAGCGCTATTAAAGAAATGATAAATGAATCGATAATAAAAAATGTTGACATCTTGCTTTTACCTGAGCTTGCAATTACAGGATATACATGTGGGGATCTTTTTTTTCAAAAAGCTCTGATGGACAGATGCGAAAAGGCAATAGGGGAGCTGGCAGGGTTCTTGGAGAATAAGCCGATTCTTCTCGCCATAGGAGCTCCCGTCAGGATGTTCGACAGGATTTACAATTGCGGAGTAGTTATTCAAAAAGGCAAGATACTGGGAATGGTTCCGAAGATGCATCTGCCTGAGTACAATGAGTTCTATGAGAAAAGATGGTTTTCCTCAGGTTATGATTTTGAGGAGAACATGTGGGTGGATTACTGCGGACAAAGGGTTCCCATGGGGAGCAAGATATTGTTTAGAAATAAATGCAACCACGATCTTGTTGCCGGAATCGAAATATGTGAGGATCTTTGGGTGGCCATCCCCCCAAGCAGCAACCTGGCACTGAGTGGCGCCACGCTGATATTGAATCCTTCTGCAAGCAACGACTTGGTAGGCAAAAGAGATTATCGTTTAGAACTTGTCAAGCAGCAGTCGGCGAGGTGTCTTTGTGCATATGCATATGCATCCTCTGGATTTGGAGAGTCTACCACTGATGTGGTTTATGGGGGCGACTCAATGATTTGTGAAAACGGAGCTTTGCTTGAAGAGGGAAAAAGATTTGACATAAAGCCCTCCTTGACATTTTCTGATGTGGATGTGGAAAAGCTTGCTGGGGAGAGGATAAAGAAGCATTCCTCTTTTCATGAAAACAACAAGCACAAAGGCGCTGATTATATTTTTGCTGAATTCGAAATAGAAGGTGAAAAAAAAGAAATCAAGAGGAAAGTCTGGAAGCATCCATTTGTACCGGCGGGAATCAAAGACAGAAATACAAGGTGCGAAGAGATTTTCAATATCCAGACGAGCGCTTTGGGGAAAAGGATGATTCACACCTCAGCCAAAGCACTGGTTGTGGGAATCTCAGGAGGCCTGGACTCTACATTGGCGCTTTTAGCCTGCGTGAAGACATGCGATAAGCTTGGATTGGACAGAAAAATGATCAAGGCCATTACAATGCCTGGATTCGGCACTACTGACCGTACGTATCAAAATGCAATCAGCCTGATGAAAAATCTTGATGTATCCCTGGAAGAAATATCGATTGTTCCGTCAACGCTGCAGCATTTCAAGGATATCGGTCATGATCCGAGCGTACACAACGTTACATATGAAAACGCACAAGCCCGGGAACGTACGAAGATACTCATGAACATAGCCAACAGGGACAACGGGATGGTTATAGGAACAGGGGATCTTTCGGAACTTGCTTTGGGATGGGCTACCTATAATGGGGATCATATGTCCATGTACGGTATAAATAGCGGAATACCGAAGACCCTTGTTAGGTATCTGGTCAAATGGATAGCTGACAACAGCTTGAAGGAAGTAAAGGAAACCCTTTATGATGTTTTGGATACCCCGGTAAGTCCGGAGCTTCTGCCACCGGATGAAGAGGGAAATATTGCCCAAAAGACTGAAGAAGTCGTAGGTCCTTATGAAATCCACGATTTTTACCTTTATTATGTGGTACGTTATGGATTCAGGCCTTCAAAAGTTTTTGAACTCAGTAAATTGGCGTTTAAGGATGATTATAGTGAAGAGGTCTTGATATTTTGGCTTGAGAGATTTTACACAAGGTTCATAACACAGCAGTTCAAAAGATCCTGCTTGCCTGACGGACCCAAAGTGGGGTCGATAAATCTATCGCCAAGAGGGGACTGGAGAATGCCAAGCGATGCATCTCACCAGCTCTGGAAAGATGAGATTCAAAAGCTTAAAAGGGATTTAAACATCAAGCCTATTTGATTTTTTCGAGTATGGTCTTATACCCGGTTCCGTATTTCAGGCATCTGCTGACCCTGCTTACTGTAGTGGAGCTGGCGCCGGTTATCTCTTGGACCTCAGAAAATGTCTTTCCATTAAAGAGGCCCTGGGCGATTTCCAACCTGTGCTGCATGTCCTCAATTTCCTTGATGGTGCATAGGTCTTCTAAAAATGACAGGGTTTCATCGGTAGATTCCAAAGCGGAAAGGCATTTTAATAAAAGATCGAAATTTTCTTTATTCAAAACGATAACCTCCAGATTATAGATGTCTTGGTGTTGGGACTATATGAAGATTATACTTTATTGCAGTAAAGTAGTAAAGAAATAAATTGATAATTGATATGTGGAGAGCATTGCAATAGAATAATAAAGTCGAAACAGTTTTTTAATATCAAGGAGAAAATAGAAAGGGTGATCACGCTTCAATGAATAAATTTTGTTTAATCGGAGAAAAGCTGTCTTATAGCTTTTCACCTTACATACACAAGGAGCTCTTCAAGCTTACAGGAATTGACGGAGACTATGGCATAGAAGAAATACCGAGGGACGTTTTTAAAAGCTCTGTAGGGGAAATCATCAAAAGCTACAAGGGATGCAATGTGACTATCCCATACAAGACTGAAGTAATGGAGTTTTTAGATGAAATTGACTCAACTGCTCTGGAAGTAGGAGCAATCAACACCATTAAAAACGTTGGAGGGAAACTCTACGGATACAATACGGATATACATGGATTTGGAGAGACGCTCGAAAAATTCCATATCGAAATCAAAAACAAGGTATTTGCCATCGCAGGTACCGGAGGGGCTGCAAAAGGGGTATATCATCATATTAGAAACCATGAGCCCAAAGACATTATATTTTTAAGCAGAAAAAAGGAATCAGATTGGATAAAGGGCTACGAAATACTTGATTACAATGATTATAAGCCCGGAT contains the following coding sequences:
- a CDS encoding DegV family protein encodes the protein MGIKLITDSACDLSKEYLKTQEVELIPIYISLDGNDFKDGIDITPEEIYQGMRDGKVYKTAQITIKDFEKIFEKYAQAGDEILYLSFSSGLSGTCNAAQIAANAVKEKYPNAKIQIIDTKAAVNGLGLIVKKAVDGKNNGMSFEDLIKSVESDAAKIEHIFTVEDLNYLYRGGRLSKGAAVVGNMLNIQPILRVDEDGKLEQLDKVRGRKKLFGKILKLMEDKADDLGRQTIGISHGDDQESAEKLVEMIKERFGSKDFIISMMGAAIGAHTGPGTLCVFFFNTKK
- a CDS encoding phosphatase — protein: MKTVIDTHVHTVACNHAYSTINENAAAAKEKGLELICITEHGIELPGGPHLYYFANIKVVPPKIEGVKILKGIEANIMDFDGNMDIPEKYRDRMEIILAGLHSMCLAPGSKKENTRALIKAMEKEYVDVIVHIGNPIYEVDYQEALKAAKDTNTIIEINNSSFVHSREGSYSNCRMVAEECMKRDMMITLGSDAHIAYDVGEFGVAKTMLEEIDFPEDLIINTHVDKLVRYLESKGRKLFLDPRINVRDHR
- the hprK gene encoding HPr(Ser) kinase/phosphatase — translated: MKDISLKEFCKDLDLEVLCDGGNENIHLTSSSINRPGLQLYGFYKHFDSDRVQIIGKVENSYLKHLSYEERREKVEKLFTYTFPCLIICWDLEVDDFYMEMAQKYNKVVLRSRRETSKIINKVINYLDAYLAPMISIHGVLVEVFGVGMLITGSSGVGKSETALELIKRGHRLITDDVVEIKKIGDGLNGTSPDILRQYMEIRGIGIIDIRTLYGIGAVKDAMQIDMNAHLEKWDPEKYYDRLGVDEEYLNILGIDVPKVVIPVTTGRNLAIILETAARNNRLKYMGINSAKEFCDRIMINNEKKENKGNDE
- a CDS encoding peptidylprolyl isomerase; translation: MAKNPIITIKMANGNTIKAELYPDKAPNTVNNFVSLVSNKYYDGLIFHRVIKNFMIQGGCPQGTGTGGPGYGIKGEFSGNGVQNDLKHDRGVLSMARSMQPDSAGSQFFIMHKNSPHLDGQYAAFGKVVEGLEEVDAIANTKTGRQDRPIEPVVIEEMTVETFGESYSEPEKI
- a CDS encoding glucose-6-phosphate isomerase translates to MSIKVDIKNAMITGEEMSNIYTQIKLADEMLKNKSGAGNDFLGWLDYPDNYDKEEFDRLLDVVGNIQNDCEALVVIGIGGSYLGSKAIIDALNPFFVNELDGNQRKAPKIYFAGQNISGKYLKALYERVKGQNFMVNVISKSGTTTEPAIAFRVFKNLLEEKYGKEESKKRIFVTTDKARGALKSLADEEGYASFVIPDDVGGRYSVHTSVGLLPIGAAGFDIKAFMQGAKDQMDEINGDDSLDNPCYRYVAARNVLYRKAKDTEIMVNYEPEMTMLAEWWKQLFGESEGKEGKGIFPVSVNNSTDLHSLGQIVQEGKRNIFETVITVNNHEEDMIIPSDDNDLDGLNYIAGKGMNYVNTQAYMGTLLAHVDGNVPNIVLELEKLDAYNLGRLVYFFERACGISGYVLGVNPFNQPGVEAYKKNMFALLGKKGFEDLAKQLKGKM
- a CDS encoding DegV family protein; translated protein: MDYKIVVGSSCDFDEAWGTKIPHSTVPFTITIGDEDLVDDESLTVETIIEKMKKSVGAIKTACPSPNHFLEKYKEAENIFVVTISSNLSGTYNSAITAKDMYTEQYGEKFIHIFDSLSAAIAETMIAIKITELADQDNSLPEIVSKVESYIGEMKTMFVLENLDNLIKNGRMSKLTGMFAQFLHIKPILGADEHGEIKLIEKARGSKNALKKLVDLIGSETDFSDKRLGIVHCNALEKAQSVKEMIMEKYNFKDVVLTEANGLSAVYMDDGGIVISY